A genome region from Trichoderma asperellum chromosome 7, complete sequence includes the following:
- a CDS encoding uncharacterized protein (EggNog:ENOG41): MAAETVSAPLERLPFHLLEGICFWLDPSKGGGLLAFSLANRQCAYAAMRFRLRRIHLKIGRLMSDEDFTFMDKIPDLDVRLGFIHNLRISDSQDLKDDAEQDETGREEIDEESFFGKPIPLRPLRLKSTPYQPSTLPQLPEEVLRMKAKNQETWAQVARFISRLSCLSNLVYECIGQVPMCLLSALRDNCPNARLHVYTFSLRSLYQPRNEYHDISPEEYALATSPNLYGLYMKHSSYDEEGYIGYNQEAVIKMVGGLAPRLSYVGMASKPLGGTLELAQAYQLHWQSGKPEWKGFFINGSQACDTVQGKGSLHTLYLDGASKLRIHQWSGYTDFSKLTTLQLGSTSIDAVQVLASIGESGGLSSLSSLALMPEVVNEEQEMAADESVCRLLRALKPLRSLELENEIGNDAWRAVVDQHGNSLRELRFVPVRRSEYDDEGEVFMLSCDKIRLLSGTCSQLEKLELRVPRTRGDEDEVEIYRNLGRLPRLKHISLILECAVFDPPEARDGESFIEISGWELPVSVYRTALINTAMDSVLAQSLFETIATTRSYAGGCSLVTLKLKIRGAGVFGRIWVDNEAKIPLQWVGQSWFVRRDSRDGGLIVQKIKSFVDDLDVLKDDFPERDDLRAVWMDIWPGSPGDRRNQWHSFPLAGSTN; encoded by the coding sequence ATGGCGGCCGAGACCGTCTCGGCGCCGCTGGAAAGGCtgccttttcatcttttaGAAGGCATCTGTTTCTGGCTGGATCCGTCGAAAGGCGGCGGCCTACTCGCCTTTTCGCTGGCGAATCGGCAATGCGCCTATGCAGCCATGAGGTTCCGTCTCCGGCGCATCCATCTCAAGATTGGCAGGCTCATGTCAGACGAAGATTTCACGTTTATGGACAAGATACCAGATCTAGATGTCCGCCTTGGCTTTATTCACAATCTTAGGATTAGTGATTCCCAAGACCTTAAAGATGACGCAGAACAGGACGAAACGGGGCGAGAAGAGATTGACGAGGAAAGCTTCTTTGGGAAGCCtattcctcttcgtcctttAAGATTGAAATCCACCCCCTACCAGCCAAGCACACTACCGCAACTGCCAGAGGAGGTTCTACGGATGAAGGCTAAGAATCAAGAAACCTGGGCCCAAGTAGCGAGATTCATCAGCCGGCTGAGTTGTTTATCCAATCTTGTATATGAATGCATAGGCCAGGTACCGATGTGCTTGCTCTCAGCGCTGCGCGACAATTGCCCAAATGCCAGACTGCATGTCTATACCTTCAGCCTTCGAAGTCTCTATCAGCCAAGAAACGAATATCACGATATCTCGCCAGAGGAGTATGCCCTTGCTACGTCACCGAATCTCTATGGACTTTACATGAAACACTCCTCttatgatgaagagggatACATCGGCTACAATCAAGAAGCCGTAATAAAGATGGTAGGAGGTTTAGCGCCAAGGCTATCATATGTTGGCATGGCTAGTAAACCGCTAGGTGGTACCCTTGAGTTGGCCCAAGCCTACCAGTTACACTGGCAATCCGGTAAGCCGGAATGGAAGGGTTTCTTCATCAACGGCAGCCAAGCATGCGATACAGTGCAAGGAAAGGGGAGCCTACACACTCTGTATCTTGACGGAGCTTCAAAGCTACGCATTCATCAGTGGTCTGGCTATACCGACTTTAGCAAGCTGACAACACTGCAGCTGGGAAGTACCAGTATTGATGCAGTACAGGTCCTGGCTAGCATTGGAGAGAGTGGTggactttcttctctttcctctctcgctTTAATGCCTGAAGTAGTGAATGAGGAGCAAGAAATGGCTGCTGACGAGTCTGTATGTCGGCTATTGCGAGCTTTAAAACCGCTGCGAAGCCTCGAATTGGAAAATGAAATTGGGAATGACGCCTGGCGAGCAGTGGTTGATCAACACGGCAACTCTCTTCGGGAGCTTCGTTTCGTCCCAGTTCGGCGTTCTGAATATGATGATGAGGGTGAGGTTTTCATGCTCTCCTGTGATAAGATACGGCTACTTTCAGGCACCTGTTCACAattggagaagctggagctaCGTGTGCCCCGAACCcgtggcgatgaagacgaagttGAAATCTATCGAAATCTTGGCCGACTTCCGCGATTGAAACATATCTCTCTAATCCTTGAGTGCGCTGTCTTCGATCCTCCTGAGGCAAGGGATGGCGAATCATTTATTGAAATAAGTGGTTGGGAACTACCCGTTAGCGTTTACCGCACAGCGCTCATCAATACCGCCATGGATTCGGTCCTTGCCCAATCCCTCTTTGAAACAATAGCTACAACGAGGTCGTACGCTGGCGGCTGCTCGCTCGTCACCCTCAAACTAAAAATACGCGGCGCTGGAGTCTTCGGGCGGATCTGGGTCGACAATGAAGCGAAGATCCCTCTGCAATGGGTTGGGCAGAGCTGGTTTGTGAGAAGGGATTCTCGGGACGGAGGCCTGATCGTTCAAAAAATTAAATCTTTTGTTGATGATCTTGATGTGTTGAAGGATGATTTCCCCGAGCGTGATGACCTAAGAGCTGTCTGGATGGATATATGGCCAGGCAGCCCTGGTGACAGAAGGAATCAGTGGCATAGCTTCCCTCTGGCTGGATCAACAAATTGA
- a CDS encoding uncharacterized protein (MEROPS:MER0003426~EggNog:ENOG41~SECRETED:SignalP(1-19)), with the protein MKSLTLAANLLLVASAALASPLAARKQAAMDAIRARNAARRSNRFQASSSSHVNGTADVESTNWAGAAITTSGITEVTGTFTVPKPSPPSGGNSGTEYCGAAWVGIDGYSDADLIQTGVLWCVQNGQYLYEAWYEYLPASLIAYSGISVTAGSVVTVTATKTGSNSGVTTLTSGGKTVSHTFTNQGSPLPGTSAEWIVEDFTSGSSLVPFANFGSVTFTGSSAIINGATVTPGSGSSTIIDLENSSGKIITSTTVSGGSVTVNYE; encoded by the coding sequence ATGAAGTCCCTCACTTTAGCCGCAAACCTGCTTTTGGTGGCCAGTGCCGCCTTGGCATCTCCTCTTGCTGCTCGCAAGCAGGCGGCTATGGATGCTATCCGTGCTAGGAATGCTGCTCGTCGCTCCAATAGATTCCAAGCCAGCTCTTCCAGTCATGTCAATGGCACTGCTGACGTGGAGTCTACGAACTGGGCCGGCGCCGCTATCACAACATCAGGCATTACTGAAGTTACTGGTACCTTCACGGTACCAAAGCCTAGCCCCCCATCTGGTGGAAATTCTGGCACTGAATACTGTGGTGCTGCATGGGTAGGAATTGATGGTTACTCTGATGCGGATCTCATCCAGACTGGTGTCCTCTGGTGCGTCCAAAATGGCCAGTACCTGTATGAGGCTTGGTATGAGTACCTCCCCGCTTCGTTGATCGCATACTCGGGGATTTCTGTAACTGCCGGATCGGTTGTTACCGTTACTGCCACCAAGACTGGCAGCAACAGTGGAGTCACGACATTGACGAGCGGCGGAAAGACTGTTTCTCACACTTTTACCAACCAAGGCTCACCCTTGCCTGGTACAAGCGCTGAGTGGATTGTCGAGGACTTTACCTCTGGCAGCTCATTAGTTCCATTCGCCAACTTTGGATCTGTTACCTTCACGGGATCAAGCGCTATCATTAACGGAGCAACTGTCACACCAGGCAGCGGGTCTTCGACAATTATTGATCTGGAAAACTCAAGCGGAAAGATCATCACATCAACAACAGTCTCTGGCGGCTCGGTGACTGTCAACTATGAATAA
- a CDS encoding uncharacterized protein (EggNog:ENOG41): MEIVHGKDLTFSDISLKHRNKGLAFKNLFVGQENTPENHLLALVRSIGFYSPRHKHNFDQFRYAYKGDISISPDKNAFEGELVYHPEGVHYGPQKDSDGERVVLILQFGGASGQGFLSYRQLEEGQKELAQLGYFEGGKFYRNGRQEVDEPQDGYEALWEKFNGRQLIYPPGRYKDPIIMSPVNYAWRPANNLANTDGMTFKKSLGVFTERETRAEMIKMEKLGQFSIASENAIQLIFILSGAGEAEGQPWEEESAIRVSPGKEVVLSAHRDTEILLFTLPMLD, from the coding sequence ATGGAAATTGTTCATGGCAAAGATTTGACCTTTTCTGACATCTCTCTAAAGCACCGTAATAAAGGTCTAGCATTCAAAAACCTGTTCGTTGGTCAGGAAAACACCCCTGAGAACCACCTCCTCGCTCTTGTCCGGTCAATTGGCTTTTATTCTCCGCGCCACAAACACAACTTTGACCAGTTTCGTTACGCCTATAAGGGCGATATTTCCATCAGCCCTGACAAAAATGCCTTTGAGGGGGAGCTTGTCTACCATCCCGAAGGCGTCCACTACGGGCCGCAGAAGGATTCTGATGGGGAGCGAGTGGTTCTCATTTTACAATTCGGTGGAGCAAGTGGTCaaggttttctttcttaccgCCAATTAGAGGAAGGCCAGAAAGAGCTCGCCCAGCTCGGCTATTTTGAGGGTGGTAAATTTTATCGAAACGGACGACAGGAAGTTGATGAGCCACAGGATGGATATGAGGCACTGTGGGAGAAGTTCAATGGTCGACAACTCATTTACCCTCCCGGTCGCTACAAAGATCCTATCATCATGAGTCCGGTCAACTATGCGTGGCGCCCGGCAAACAATTTAGCAAACACGGACGGGATGACTTTTAAGAAGTCTCTTGGAGTGTTTACTGAGCGCGAAACCCGAGCAGAGATGATtaagatggagaagctgggGCAATTCTCTATCGCTTCAGAAAATGCAATACAGCTGATTTTTATCTTGAGCGGTGCGGGTGAAGCAGAAGGGCAGCCGTGGGAAGAAGAGTCAGCGATACGGGTCTCGCCTGGCAAAGAAGTTGTGCTTTCTGCACATCGAGACACGGAAATTTTGCTGTTTACCCTGCCGATGTTAGATTAA
- a CDS encoding uncharacterized protein (SECRETED:SignalP(1-18)~EggNog:ENOG41~MEROPS:MER0037869): MSLKTVLSLLAAFQAVRADFSHPLHFKKVDAVAAKSVAAAKGRVAAASGNLVADQGFWFSNFTIGGSPNLEILIDTGSSDAILNPGIYKPGPNSVNTNTPFSISYATTNPDGSGTLSASGKVYQDVITQHDANLTVSQQYLGVVTNPKSPPTFPHDGLIGYAGIDSSALNQTPFFQSLCDQGSLSSCRFGLALNADETGTLYYGTVATDQFSGDLVSVSASDEWIVTGDVTVNGRAVRTSVSIITDSGTTVIFGPTSQVKTLFQQAGIQAVQTSNGITGYYACNAPPTIGLAFNGHNFNILPAALAFSQNGNNCTASIHGTSAFGNQWLVGQAFFQGKYIDHNVDDGTMGFATLL; the protein is encoded by the exons ATGTCTCTGAAAACGGTTCTGTCGCTGTTGGCCGCCTTCCAGGCTGTTAGGGCCGACTTCTCGCACCCGCTGCACTTCAAGAAGGTCGATGCCGTAGCTGCAAAGAGCGTAGCTGCAGCAAAGGGGCGGGTGGCCGCGGCATCAGGCAATCTGGTTGCTGACCAG GGCTTCTGGTTCTCCAACTTCACCATCGGTGGCAGCCCCAACCTGGAGATCCTGATCGATACCGGCTCCTCTGACGCTATTCTAAACCCCGGCATCTACAAGCCCGGCCCCAATTCGGTGAACACCAACACGCCCTTCAGCATCTCCTATGCCACGACCAACCCCGATGGATCTGGAACACTTTCT GCGTCGGGCAAAGTCTACCAGGATGTCATCACCCAACACGACGCCAATCTGACCGTCTCGCAACAGTATCTTGGAGTTGTCACCAACCCCAAGTCGCCGCCCACGTTTCCCCACGACGGCCTCATTGGCTACGCAGGCATCGACAGCAGCGCCCTCAACCAAACGCCCTTTTTCCAGAGCTTGTGCGACCAAGGTTCGCTGTCGTCCTGCCGCTTCGGGCTGGCACTCAATGCCGACGAGACCGGCACGCTTTACTACGGCACTGTCGCGACGGATCAGTTCAGCGGCGACTTGGTCTCCGTGTCGGCCAGCGACGAGTGGATCGTCACCGGCGATGTCACAGTGAATGGCAGGGCGGTCCGCACCAGCGTCTCCATCATCACAGATTCCGGCACGACTGTCATTTTCGGGCCCACTTCGCAGGTCAAGACATTGTTCCAGCAGGCCGGCATCCAGGCGGTGCAGACCAGCAACGGCATCACTGGCTACTACGCCTGCAATGCGCCGCCCACCATCGGACTGGCATTCAATGGCCACAACTTCAACATTTTGCCCGCAGCCCTTGCGTTCAGCCAGAATGGCAACAACTGCACGGCGAGCATCCACGGGACATCTGCGTTTGGCAACCAGTGGCTGGTTGGACAGGCGTTCTTCCAGGGTAAATACATTGACCACAATGTGGATGATGGGACAATGGGCTTTGCCACATTGCTGTAG
- a CDS encoding uncharacterized protein (TransMembrane:7 (i82-100o106-125i197-219o231-251i304-328o340-359i419-442o)) yields MFKQIMNFFASPGAKGAIEDAAPTQYIFTGPVASEEKKSIFIDEVEQGTPAKNITGYIDRVKKGRLDRWLDRVVKASGSQTVFFIMIAGLLVWAFLGIPYGQTDNWAAVISDVQAIISYFFDSLLMRQQLNGYERQVRISASLRSRVHSQKRMLRQILASKRYKKPSFEEIQNFHSDKFDLNLPQENWINRASNRTAVVLGHFGTICLYWICIFIWLGFGQYCDWSDRWQLYINSGTSALMILIFTFLANIRERHDEYVERCMNCIFEVDSDVELKLRILSGDTEPNPTIVIPAPPLGSFQRIIFYYADVVGTLVGIALLFIVLIIWAGIGPVMQWNNNWWLFIGTYAGLIGLIDGFVLRNVQQRLHQYERLALEEAKLEDIGLSDDIGVPAPEKTKVNYSSINYRLSNKMGIICAHEVTVMLGILLVIGLVIGASAMRWTLTGQLICNIPPSIIESFFMMILITGHNLSEADWRADLLHMYLWRLRLYAFVDQLTDEPGECSDIQRH; encoded by the coding sequence ATGTTTAAGCAAATAATGAATTTCTTTGCTTCTCCTGGAGCCAAAGGAGCCATTGAAGATGCTGCACCGACTCAGTACATTTTCACTGGCCCTGTTGCCTccgaagaaaagaaatcaatTTTTATTGATGAAGTAGAGCAAGGTACACCTGCAAAAAACATCACTGGCTATATCGATCGTGTGAAGAAGGGTAGGCTTGACCGGTGGCTTGATAGAGTTGTCAAGGCATCCGGCTCTCAGAcagtcttcttcatcatgatTGCAGGTCTCCTCGTTTGGGCTTTCCTTGGCATCCCCTATGGCCAAACCGACAACTGGGCTGCAGTCATCTCCGACGTGCAAGCCATTATTAGCTACTTCTTTGACTCGCTCCTTATGCGTCAACAACTCAATGGCTATGAAAGGCAGGTTCGGATCTCCGCAAGCTTGAGGTCTCGCGTCCACAGCCAGAAACGTATGCTGCGACAGATTCTCGCCAGCAAACGTTACAAGAAGCCATCTTTTGAGGAGATTCAGAATTTCCACTCAGACAAATTCGATCTCAATCTACCTCAAGAGAACTGGATTAACCGTGCTTCCAATCGCACTGCGGTAGTTCTAGGTCACTTTGGTACTATCTGCCTATACTGGATTTGTATCTTCATCTGGCTCGGCTTCGGACAATACTGCGACTGGAGTGATCGCTGGCAGCTCTATATCAATTCTGGAACCTCGGCGCTAATGATACTGATCTTTACCTTTTTGGCCAATATTCGCGAACGCCATGATGAATATGTCGAGAGGTGCATGAATTGCATCTTTGAGGTCGATTCCGACGTCGAGCTGAAACTCCGCATTCTCAGTGGCGACACCGAACCAAATCCCACAATCGTTATCCCTGCGCCTCCCTTAGGCTCTTTTCAGCGAATCATCTTTTATTATGCAGATGTTGTTGGAACTCTCGTCGGAATCGCACTGCTGTTCATTGTCTTGATTATTTGGGCCGGCATTGGTCCTGTCATGCAGTGGAACAACAACTGGTGGCTGTTCATTGGCACCTACGCGGGTTTGATCGGATTGATTGACGGCTTTGTCCTCCGAAACGTTCAACAGCGGCTACATCAGTATGAACGGCTTGCTCTCGAAGAGGCCAAACTTGAGGATATAGGTCTATCAGACGACATTGGAGTGCCTGCGCCAGAGAAAACCAAGGTCAACTACAGCTCTATCAACTATCGTCTTTCTAATAAAATGGGTATTATCTGCGCGCACGAGGTCACTGTCATGCTGGGCATCTTGCTTGTCATAGGCCTTGTTATTGGAGCCAGCGCAATGAGATGGACTCTTACCGGACAATTAATTTGCAACATTCCTCCAAGCATCATCGAGTCGTTCTTCATGATGATCCTAATCACTGGTCACAACCTTTCGGAAGCTGACTGGCGCGCAGATTTGCTCCATATGTACTTGTGGCGTTTGCGACTCTATGCGTTTGTTGACCAATTGACAGACGAACCTGGCGAATGTAGTGACATTCAAAGACACTAA